In Mya arenaria isolate MELC-2E11 chromosome 1, ASM2691426v1, the genomic stretch GATATGAAGGCAGTCAAAATGTACGTGCTATATACTAGTTGGAAAGAGGACAGTTTTCTCAGCGACGACGTGCGTCTACTTAATTTCATCTGGTTTCCTTTACTTAGTGTTGTGCGTAATTGTAACTGGCCCAAGGGTCTTTTTCATCCTAATACTTTGGGCTATAACGTTCTGTGAAATGTGGACaaactgaccttgaccttgaggtTACCTATTtacagcaaaatatatttttttcgcgGAACTGTAGAGCGTTAGATTATTTAAATGAGTGTCGGTTGTTTTTGCATACGTAAAAGTAACGAATGTTTTTTCATCAAGCAGACACCCTTAACAGCATTAAAAGCATTAATATGTAGGAGCTTAAAATAATACCTATTTTCTCAATGGTCGTTGGTGTATGCACTCGTATGTATATGTGAACAATAATataatcagtttttttttcataagttTTAATGGGGTCGGGTCATTTCTGATTGGGAGAAATGAGccattttgactaaaattggAAATCGAATTCCCAATTCTGCTTTGAAAAGAGCCAGAATactttagaataaaaaaataaagtgtttttttttgcgaTTTCACCCTCGGAATTCTTCAATAACCACATGTTTGGAGGTccatttttgatgaaataaataaaaaagatataattatgtatatatatatatatatataaaaaaatggaaatttcaTTTCCACATTTGGAGAAAAGAGCAAAAGTGATTTAGCATTGAGTATTATATCAGCCTTTTCCGTCCGTCAtaaacaacttcggatgtagGGCAAATTACAACAATTCGGAAGTGCCATCTCATTGTTACatgccttatttcttttaattgacacatgacagtgaatcaaagcatggttaaaCCATATCTGACCATTGGTTACTTTTCATATGTAATCGTTTTGAAGCTTAATGGCTTGTGATTTCAAAATCAGGCTAAAAATGCTGGATCTACTTCGCCGAACTTCGGCTTAATAATGGACAGAGAAGCAACAAGACTGCAATCATGTCAGTACATAACCTTCCTTAGCAGATAGTCTCATATCATTAAAAGTATACTTATCAATTGAAAGCTCTCAAACTTTAtcgaaatattcaaatattctgtTTACAAATCACTAAGTCTGCTAGATTAGAATATCTCATAACTTATCAGAGAACTGTATATTTACATTCTTTGCAGACCGTTTGTTGTTGAGGACGAATAGAATCCGAACCAAATTCCTGTGCAAAGTGTACGTAATCtttgtcttattttaaaagcagtCTATCATCAAGCTTGTTTGccatagttttaataaaaataaatagaatgttCTGATAATAAGACCTGTTGATGTGAATTTTGACAAGCTGAGTGATTTCGCGACTGGTTAGGTCAACAACTTCGGATGtagggcaaattacaccaattcggaTGTGTTGACTCGTTATTACATGCCTTATTTCTTTTCAGTGCCACATGACGGtaaatcaaagcatggttagaccattttaaataattccCTACTTTCCATATTTAACGATTTGAAgttgaatggtttgtgatttcaagaacagacatgctggatctacttgatctacttttttacattttcacctGTTTGTATGTACACCTACACTGGTTTTGGTCATTTAATCGAATACATGGTTACGTtcaactaattttatttttctaataagAAACGTAAGATTTTTCTAAATTggtttaatgtttagtacacatGTGGAACTTTCTACCAATATATGATGTTGGGGGTCCTGAAGCACTggaaatcagtgttatttcgcgTGCAAATTGGTAAATTGTCTTgagaaatatattgttatttaggGAATCTATTAAGTAGTTCATGACCTTTTAGAATCAGCCCAGGGTTACAAAAACTACcgaaatatatgttgtttaaacaagtttttgcctccaaacaagttttaatatctaaataaaatcttaaagaaTGCCAGAGCATTATTTGAAATAGTTCGTAACTTGAATAATCAATAGTCAGTAAagtgaaaatcaatacatacacatgtataacaaacatcgattttgagtgataaacctttaattaattactaagtaatgcatttatggaaaatattaattactgataacaagattgtagcccTGTCttcaatagcagaaagcgcaaaaatattaaatgattggtgaatgctaaaagatttactgtggtctactatagtgtcataaggtagaaataccgtgttttattctcatttctttcaaattaaattcggtatccttcataagaaccattgttttcgacatctattcatcctttttggaatattaaaacaatattatcaattgtggtaaatctgatctgggagtaagagtgcatctttaactgtagtgttttaacgtatCATTTGTATAAACTGGTATtactaagttgaaaattgattcctagtgaagtgtattattgcataaataatcgAGATGCCTAATAgttaactgcttaattgaaataatttgcagcggaatattaacattttgagctctgacattgtaaacaaatgttgtttaccGACTAAAACTAGCCATTGGTTATATCTAATGAAGGAAATGCAATTGTCTGGGTAGTTATTGCTTAAAAAACGATTGAAGATTATTAAGATTAAATCTGTAGATATAGCGAATGACTCTGTGGTTTTATTCAAAGAAGATCGTTACGGTTGTTCACCCCTTTTCAACATTAACTGTCTGTATATATCGTTTTCTGGTAGAGGGTACCCTGTATTATCTGACATGATCATTATGTGGCTCagctttttttatataatttatcttgagaataatataaataatccAATATGAAATCGGATATATGCTTTATATTATGTTGTATAGGGTCTGTGATAAAATGGGCCACCGATTGATTGACTGTTTTTTCTAAGGCCATAGCAAATCGTGTTTATGTTTAACGTCACCACTTCGTACAAAAACCTATCTACTCGTAGCTATCCTGAAAAAAAGAGTCCCCGAAAATAAAACGAACTTAAATGAGAGACATCCTATGTAAAATATAGACACCAGAGCCCCCTTAGTTCATTCGACATCGTTCTCAATTGTAAGATGGATTTTCACTGCAAAACGAGCTCAAGTAAAACTTGCATTTAAGTGAGTGTTGATCatcaccaggccccaatttctcgaaacttcttgcttaagttgcttatttcaattagacagaacaaatgtgatttgggtaaaTAAAATATGGCTTATTGTGATTACCATAAAGCATTTCCTTTTTTAAGTCTAACAAATCTTAATGAAGTTAATAATACACGAATTAAGGACAAagaaaaatagtgagattagctttatcctgttatcagggacttaagaagttacGAGAAACTGGGGCCAGCTCGGAATCACACAGAATGCGTCACTTTCTGATATCGATAGCCAGTAATACTAATACAGAGTATGAAGCATGTTGTTTACAATTGTGTTTTGCTGTCGGAACTTACGTGAAacgaaaataattatgataatccACAATATCgtttatcatataaaatgttgtgGTAGTTTTTTCGATCGGTAAGCCCAAATCCTATCCGGCCGTGGACGGTAAACATTGAAACGATTTGGTATGGCCCTAACCATACAAGGATTTTATGAGTGTCATGTTTCAAATAATTGGCGTTGAATCTATTCACATACATGGGCTGTATTCATATTATGCAAGCTTTGGACAACTTGTGCAACGAAACAATCGTATCGTATTACCTGATCATAATAGTATATGGAAGCGTATACTGTATCGACAAATGATGGGATACTATATtattgtcaacttttttttgtcgactttataaattgaaaatattacaaaaacaagTTGATAGAaatacatgaccacatcatcagtatataccattcggaactcctcggccattttccatcgaaaacaaccccgggtgtatgccggtacatcagtagaaatagttcgtaaaatttgaaataacagTATTACTTAAGTTTAATGGTAGGGTTTCAgcgttttttttgtattattaagtttaaattgattgccagtgaagtgtataattgcataaatactaaatattcccaaaaattaagtcatatagtttaactactaaattgAATTTACTAAGATCTAGTTGCAGCGTTGTTACACtgtaaatatttctgacattgtaaaccgtccatatacatccgagattgctttcgatgaaaaatggccggggagttccgaatgcagttTATACGTTATGCGCTTCCGTAGGTGTGCAAATATACATACAGAACTATTTATAAACAAGTAGTTGTTTATCAATGTTGCTTTAGCCatacatgtttttctttaaaaaataaaccttaaacaACGAGAACTAATCAACCAGTGTAACACACAGGATGAACTAGATGTgatatgaataattaatgatcACAAACATTAGACAGCAATCTGTATTCATTATGGTTTTTTGCTTCCTAGTTCCCATCATAGCCATTACAAGGAATATTTATAGAGCCACTTTTACGCTATTCAGATGGTACTTGTTTGTGCAAACACAAAGCtataaatttaaagcaaatgtttaaCTAAAATCAAGAGCGCTCTAGTTTGTGATCTTATTCTGTTTCAACTAAACCGCGCCAATAGTAAGCAAAGCTTAATGGTATTTGGACAAAAATTGTTCAACCATCGTTTCGGTAATGTTACACAATATTACTTAAGTATGAACTATGTAAATGTCTGCTTCAATGTTCCATGATATGTTGGAgcttactacatgtatatatctgtaTTTAGAGGGCTTAGGAGATACTGGACTGTACTCGCTAAAAACCTCCCCATTAAGTGGTCATAAATGGGTTTGAACCACTTTAGTTTCTATTCAAGTGTTTACTCGTTcagcaaataaataataatagcaaAATGGCGAAGTCgttgatttttttacttttgaaatcaattacaAACGCACCGGCGTTTACTAGCGACCCGGGGGTAGCGCCACAATCATGTGTCAACACTGATTAATAAGTTCCTACATCCGATACGTGCTGTGAAATTTTGATGTGCAAATATTAGCTATGGTATCTACTTGATGTAATCGACTGATTATTACCCTGTCAGTGGTGTCTGAATAAAAGCAAGAGCACTGAAAGCGGGTACTTTGGCTCGTCTGTTTTCTCGGTTGattaagggacataactctaTCCATTTTGATGACAGAGTCATGGCAATCGACACATATATGCACATCGTCGTAGCCTGCACATTGTCATagcaaataaagtatttttagatatCGCCAACATTGCAGTTTTTCCATGAACGACGACGACATCAGAACTTGGACAAAAGTACACAGAAACAGCCGAGCGTATAAAACATCTGTAACAGAATGATCCCAGATCTCAAAAGTATGATCCATTGCACGAGTGTCATTATTCATCAACGTTGAGTTTAATAAGATGACTTCTTAAGGGCGTACTTTGCAAACGGGAAGTTCTAATTACGCGCTTTTAAAGAGTTTTCCTAGTTCCGTCTTGTTATTGCACGTACATCACCGGAAACAACACCTAACGAAGTGCTAAAGTTTAAGTCATACGTATGGGCTTTTAAAGCTGTCACTTCCTTTAAGATGAGTTTTAACTATATAGATGATCACTCTTAAACGATACGCTAATTAAGCTGTTGTCTTAAGTTTGTTTACTTTATAGCCTTCCattgataatattgataaaagtCTTGCATGTATTACACTAAAAGTCATGCATTCAAGAGAGCGAGACACGGAGATGAGAGAGGgaatgagagagagagagagagagagagagagagagagagagagagagagagagagagagagagtgagagagagaatgagagagagagagagagagagagagagagacgaGAGACGAGAGAgacgagagagagagagagagagagagagagttgttttatatcattggAGACAAGTGAGAAATTtaacttaagaaaatgacttatattaggaaatgacttaagatgcttcACAGACGGTGATAACAAAAGACACATAGCTTATTAAGCTGAATTGGATGGAATCGTAAACGGGAACGGACGGATGTTCGGACATACGAAGGTTTGATACTCACATTGGCTTCCTGGATAAGGGAGCACAGACCACAGAACCAGTGCATGAGGCAATCCATCCCGAACGACCCctgaaaacagaaaacataTAGTTGCATTTACTTTCTCAAAACAAGATTCATGTGAATGAtactttaaaccattttaaaccTGTTTAAAGCAATGACTACCACTTGCTAGAATTAAGCTGTTAAAGGTCATAACTAATACAATTCATTGTAAGACTAGTCATACTCCTTTCTGGATGTAttaaagttatataaatatatcatacgcaaataaatattttatcttgttATGTATCGATCTTTTCGACTGTTAAAACGTTCACCAACGATTGTGTGAGACCGTACAACATTGTGAAATAAGTTCCCCATCTTAAAATTTTATAGTGCAACTATAAACTGACGGTGATGGCAAATACTATGAACGGATGGTTGAGCACCATCAGGTAAAATGTAGTGAAATTCTACCTCACAATGAAACCGTGTATGCATTACTCGGGAGCATTCAACCGCCAAGGACATCTAGCTAGGGTAGATGGATTAGGCCAATACCCCCAAAAAGTGTCCGGTTCAGGTGATCCGACTGACCCTAAAGTAATAGTGCCCGAATccatgtttttttgtgtattttttattttattttatacggTGTACGAAAGTTTATAACTTGGTATAAGATCtgtcaaaaaaaaacaacaacgcatAAATGCATTCTACTGGTATTCTTATTGAAAACAAGTTTTGACCTGCCTATCCACGTCACAGGAACCAAGAGAAAACGGCCTTGCTGTGGCGGATTTTTCATCCAGGCAGAGTTCAAAGTTTTGAACATTATGTCATTAATTGCCGCTGGGACTTTCttatgaacatttcattgaaaacatgCGGTTTGCCAAAGTCTGATGACCCTTTTGTGTGAGCTAATGTCCAGACATTTAAACAGTTCCAACAACAAGTTTGTTTTCATCCCATACAATAACCCAACCCCGAGCGAGTTTGCCTGACCTTGATCCAACATCCATTCAATTAAAGGCGTAAGAACCCTCGACGTGGCATCTTAATGGGcaaacatcattaaaacaaacattcgtGGGTGAAGAGCGAAGCAACATGTGTCTCAAAACGCGTTGGTCAATATTGACACTTAATCTCAAGTACTCGCCTTTGTCCGATAtactaaagtatattttattaGCTTGCAAATTCTGGAGGTTTATTACTTTATATCatgtcaataaaacagtttaaactacTTAATTAGGCTAATAAAAATTCCCACACTAACAgtgaaataatgtatatttagtGTAGCACAACTTTACAACATCCCTGTAAAAGCGGACTGTATATAGATATTATATATCAAGAGTAAAGTTTCAAGAGTCAAGTTTTTTTGGTAGtatatctatataatatatacgtaAGAATCCCTGGTTTATAAAAgattattaaattcaaaattggcGCACGGCCTACATGCGTCTAATCATTTTTTCAACAAAGCAATTCGGTACAATTGTCtgtttcaaatacaaaacatatccCCGTCCGTTCCCCCCCTTAAAAGGAAAAATGacgtttattaaaaaatatttgaaacgtCATTGACACTGTGCACCGATTTAGGCACATACGCGATGACATCGTTCAGCCTTACGGAATTGGCGTTATGCACGGTACGTACGCTAACTAATGAAGTAGACCATCACTCTTTgcatgagtttaaagctgcactctcacagattaaccattttgacaacttttttgtctacAGACAAATCACAATAaatcatatcgcagattttcatatatcgATCGAAAATTAATAAAAGTGTTGCTAACGGTTAAagatgcataaaacatcaatttttgaacttaaatatgaaaatctgcgatcttattttttgtcagtagtcttacaATACTGGTGTCCATGCCTTTTctcataaattggctcgttacaagacaaaaaaagttgtcaaaacgttcaatctgtgtgagtgcagctttaaaccaaaCGACATTTAATTTTGCAATCGGAAGTAAACTAACGTTCTTCCGCTGAGGTCCGTAGCGCTTTAATGGGGTTAAAAGAACGTGAAACAATTCGATACAATATATTTAGATCGGAGTTCATAAATTGATGGCAATTACTAAAAAAGGTTTCCCTGGACGCCTAGGGTGAGTTCATTTTCACTCACGTTTGAGTCTTAGTTTGTGACTCGATAAAAAAAGGggaaaatttgatgtttttgtcaaaatgctatAAAACAGAAGCACAAttgaatggacaagaaaatggaTACACTCGGAATTTATGTCTACCAAGTCCACAAGCCCGTCGGGCTTGCTTAATTGGATGATGAACAAGCCCGACTGGTATTTCACCAGTCTCGACTTGCGGGCTTGCGCAAATTTCGACCACTGGTAAAGAAGCAGACGGTCAACATTGCTATATCTGTTATTAACGATCTGTCCTATAATCAGGCATATATCTTTTGTTAAAATAGGTTttactaatatatttttaaactattaagaattcagttttctgagcTCGAGTCTCAAGCTCCTGACGTCAGTGAATTACAGGTCATGTATACTTATACTGGACAACGGCATGAGTGCCGTTATAAACGGTACGATGTACGTAGCTTTGTCAGATTATACGTTAACGTTCGCGACTTACGTCAATTCCTTTTGAATCCCTGATCTTCCCCCTGATTTTAGCGCGAGTGTAGATTCCTATGGGTCCCAGAACGGAAAGGAACCCGTACAGACAGCAAGATTCTCCCACTTTCTCCGCATTCTGACCGGCGGTTATGCACGGCAGGAAGTATGTCATGATGCATACTCCGCAATTCGAGAAACATCCGAAAAGTCCGTTTTGCCACTCGcccattttgtattatttaattcaaatttaaaaaataaaagttaaacaacTAAAATTTAGTTGGGGAAAAATCCGCTTAACACTACGCTGGCCACGCCTTGAGTACTGAAAATAGGTCCAGTGACTCGCAATGATTAAACAAGCTGATGAGCGCTCAGTGAACTTTAGCCATTGGTTGAAAGTGGGGTGCGTACGCATTATTTTAGGATAACACTTGACGCCTGCGGTCTCACACAAGTGTCcattttattaaagataaaatCGAAAATCATTGCGAAATAGTATGTCAAATGGATTCGGGCGAAATGATAAAATCAGCATATGATTATTTTCAaagtagaaaaataaaaatagctcACGGCGTTTTAATTCGAACAAGAAAAAAGGGTTTTTCATTGCAATTATTTATCTCAAAGTATTCATCGATTgtgttattatgttatttatcttGTTGTAAGGTTGCAGAATTTCTCGGATGCAGGCAACCAGTACCTCTGAATCAGTTTTCAAGACAGGGACTGccattttgaacttaattaGCACCCCTGGGTACCCAAaagttgaacagctttcattgaGTGTCAAACATTCTATTGGGACCACATATCATTACCAGGGACCCCAAATTTGCCAATCACGCGGATCAAAGGACCCCCAGCTGAAAAATCATCGAAAACCCTGATTCAATGTGTGTTCATTGTCTGGATTTCCCTCATGGGATactaaaatgctttaaaacattacaGTGGAAGAAAATGCCCGAAATTTGTAAGCAGATCAGGAAATAAATCGCACATTTTTTCCAtatacaataattcattgtCCTGCTCACATGGAAATTTAATCCAAGGACAGTTGAAAACCATAGGTGCGTAATAGCAAGATAGATGTAAAATCATATTGTTAAGATTGTTTTTACTTCCCCATTATCAGGTATCAGGACGTTTTCGAAATGTTACTTTTTGCCCTTAGAATATAAGGAACTTATTTCCCATAAACAAACCAGTAAAACAACTACTCAGCGTTTTTCGATAGTTGCTATTATTACACTTGAAAATGTTCACCCCAACATGGggatattaaaaacaattctgAACGGTAAGAATGGATGATTTCACTGAGGTAGATAAAAAGATGGGCGTTTTGTTTCTCGATCGAGCATTAAATTGGCAAACGTTTCTCGATCGAGCATTAAATTGGCAAATATTTCCCGATTGGGCATTAAATTGGCAAATGTTTCCCGACCGGGCATTAAATTGGCAAATGTTTGATGGTCGGGCATTGAATTGGCAAATGTTTCCCGATCGAGCATTAAATTGGCAAATGTTTCCCGATCGGGAATTAAATTGGCAAATGTTTCCCGATCGGGCATTAAATTGGCAAATGTTTTCAAATCGAGCATTAAATTGGCAAATGTTTCCCGATCAAGAAATATTGAAGGGGTATCCCCTTGTTCCACTGGCTTATTATAGAACATTGGGATACCTCTTTCAATTTCATccggatatatatatatatgatgcaCGCAAAGTCTTTTTGTGGTTAACATATGGACGGATGACAATTAAATgctataaatgtttattatgagGTAGCCAATAATAAAGGTATACTTTATATAGCTATAGCTATATTCTTAACAAGTAGTTAAAATCATAACGGCTTTACCCGTAACATACTGTATGTTTGCTTTTTTCggatttcttttcttaaatCTAAATGACTTCACTCACTCCAAATGAATTCATCATCTTACTTAAATATGGTCACGATACAATAGCCGcgcattccttaaatattcaaacaagcCCTAAGCCTATATTATTATCAGTCTTGATCAAGTTTATGTAGGATGACAGAAAATAACAATTCACCGAAAGAAACATGATTCGCCCTATTTACCTTCGTTTTTGAAGCTAGGTaatttatactatatatatatgtcaatcCCTAGATGGTACAGCATTTATATTAGCATGTACATGTGACTAACATCTGAACGGACAGGCCTACATGTTTGCTAAGTGTCGGTTATCAAAAGAATGAtagaaatgttgtttaaatataaagaaaggtCCTCATTTTCAACTTTGAGTGGGCGACTTCAACGAAAAAGTGACCGCAAGTTTGGAGTTACTTCGCCCACTTCGTCAA encodes the following:
- the LOC128235513 gene encoding uncharacterized protein LOC128235513 isoform X2, with amino-acid sequence MGEWQNGLFGCFSNCGVCIMTYFLPCITAGQNAEKVGESCCLYGFLSVLGPIGIYTRAKIRGKIRDSKGIDGSFGMDCLMHWFCGLCSLIQEANELGAAQAQSMARE